The genome window GGAATGTACTCCGGCGGGCAGGGCATCTACACTTACTACCTTACCCGCGAGCTCGCCCGCCTCGGACACGAGGTGCACGTCATCGCCGGCCCGCCGTTCCCGCAGACGGACGACGGCGTCGTCTGCCACAACCTCTACACCCACAGCTACTGGAGCTATTTCCACTACAAGCGCCACTTCGTCTTTCACCGTCATCCGCTGTCGCACTTCGACCCCATCAACTTCTACGAGCTCGTCTCCACCCGCGTCGCCCTCTCGTCGCTGCTGCTGACGTTCAGCATGCGCGCCTATCTCGAACTGAAGCGGCTTTCGCGAGAGCAGCCGTTCGACGTCATCCACGACAACCAGACCCTTAGCTACCCCATCCTCCTCATGAAGACCCTGGGATGCCCAGTCGTCGCGACGCTCCATCACCCCCTCTCCGTCGACCTCCGAAACAGCATCATGCAGTCGCGGACGCTGTACGAGCGGGCGCGACGCCTGCTGTGGTTCCCCTGGATCATGCAGGAGTTCACCGCCCGCCGCGTCGACCACATCATCACCGTCTCCGAAGCGACGACGAATGCCGTCGAGCGCATGTTCCACGTCCCCCGCGAACTCATGACCCGCATCCACAACGGCATCGATACCGACACCTTTCGCCCGCTGCCGGACGTGACGGAAGCGCCCAACACCATCCTCTTCAACACCAACTCCGAGGACCGCAATAAGG of Dehalococcoidia bacterium contains these proteins:
- a CDS encoding glycosyltransferase family 4 protein → MRIAFIMYQGGMYSGGQGIYTYYLTRELARLGHEVHVIAGPPFPQTDDGVVCHNLYTHSYWSYFHYKRHFVFHRHPLSHFDPINFYELVSTRVALSSLLLTFSMRAYLELKRLSREQPFDVIHDNQTLSYPILLMKTLGCPVVATLHHPLSVDLRNSIMQSRTLYERARRLLWFPWIMQEFTARRVDHIITVSEATTNAVERMFHVPRELMTRIHNGIDTDTFRPLPDVTEAPNTILFNTNSEDRNKGARYLFEALAMLKDEIPFNLVLIDNDKKSLKLAPELVRRYGLNTHVTFVGRVSTEELVQFYNRATVLVSPSLYEGFGLPAAEAMSCERAVIATTAPAFPEVIEHGRTGWLVPPADAPALAEAIRMLLENPALRNRLGKAARQSIMERFNWRKNALEVVEVYKKVRGEGG